Proteins encoded within one genomic window of Amycolatopsis nigrescens CSC17Ta-90:
- a CDS encoding AfsR/SARP family transcriptional regulator — MLFCRVLGPTEVETDGRRIAFGGRLPRRLLTALIAADGQVVTSDRLADEIWGENPPPGAGGTLQVYISRLRRALGQPTAALLERSGAGYRFRVDAESTDAGLFTRLGEEGRRLFANGRAGEAVDVLTEALDLWRGPAYADGSDSPAVSALRARLEEFRQAVVEERLAALLGVGDTARAVADLEEAVLAAPYRERRWELLVLALQQAGRQAEALAALDRVRELLARELGTEPGPALLRLAKWIRTPTAGNHAPRRPPRKERGRSFGKPPSTLFGRDGLLAEIGEVTAKHRLVTLFGPAGVGKSRVAVEHLVTRRDQDGPWLARLADVQKPADLALAVADAAGLAEVTGDPLHAVTSALAQRCGLLVLDNCEHLVNPVAELCAGLLENCQELHILTTSRQQLQVDGEHLLAVPPLPVRTEAGLDGPAVGLLLDRVRAVRPGWHPTEAELGDARRICAAVDGLPLALELAGGRAHAMGLGEIAGRLHDRFTLLGPVPRGSVTPHATLTAAISWSVDLLDDADRRALLRLWPFEGGFELDAADAVLNHGRAPGDRVFALQVLSSLVSRSLLIADTAVTPTRYRLLETVRAYCRANDEDPAASRAAALAWVHRLVERCADELASDHAGRAGRVLRRELPNLRAAFAHDLVHRPEAALRGAGLLDWFWTRSGHIAEGQDLLEKALQRAPHAPGMDRARAQLALGCLSYASGSLRKAAGLLDQAAAILDKPGGHTRALLYGLLMCYHAIQESGTGEIDLAVRSASRSLAAGRETGVDWLIACGHMALGTALVLRGQIPEGEEQLRLGAELGARCGHVEAEGLSEVMLAEVQLHRALADQTGQDRTKLAAEAINGLRRALRPFRRAEAHTGALVVLQIATIAFDAAGQPRRAAMLRAAVRRHAERLGMHPERIFRPGRAELDAHAAGSGSAPAAAEPDPAARAAGERLSWTEMADLLALPDAVPGGPEPESFR; from the coding sequence GTGCTGTTCTGCAGGGTGCTCGGACCCACCGAGGTCGAGACGGACGGCCGCCGGATCGCCTTCGGCGGCCGCCTGCCGAGGCGGCTGCTCACCGCGCTGATCGCCGCGGACGGCCAGGTGGTCACCAGCGACCGGCTGGCCGACGAGATCTGGGGCGAAAACCCGCCGCCGGGAGCGGGCGGCACCCTTCAGGTTTACATTTCCCGGTTGCGCCGCGCTTTGGGGCAGCCGACGGCGGCACTGCTGGAACGCAGCGGCGCCGGTTATCGGTTCAGGGTGGACGCGGAATCCACGGATGCCGGGCTTTTCACTCGTTTGGGCGAAGAAGGCCGGCGGCTTTTCGCGAACGGACGGGCCGGCGAAGCGGTCGACGTGCTCACCGAAGCGCTGGACCTGTGGCGCGGGCCCGCCTACGCGGACGGTTCCGACTCGCCTGCGGTGTCCGCGCTCCGCGCCAGGCTGGAGGAGTTCCGACAGGCGGTGGTCGAGGAGCGGCTGGCCGCCCTGCTCGGTGTCGGCGACACCGCACGGGCGGTCGCGGACCTGGAAGAGGCGGTGCTGGCCGCGCCGTACCGCGAGCGCCGGTGGGAGCTGCTGGTACTCGCCCTGCAGCAGGCCGGACGGCAGGCCGAGGCGCTGGCCGCACTGGACCGGGTGCGCGAGCTGCTCGCCCGTGAGCTCGGCACCGAGCCGGGACCGGCCCTGCTCCGGCTGGCCAAGTGGATCCGCACGCCCACCGCGGGGAATCACGCGCCAAGGAGGCCGCCGCGGAAGGAGCGAGGTCGCAGTTTCGGCAAACCGCCGTCCACCCTCTTCGGCCGGGACGGACTGCTCGCCGAAATCGGCGAAGTCACCGCGAAGCATCGGCTGGTGACCCTCTTCGGGCCCGCCGGGGTCGGCAAGAGCCGGGTCGCCGTGGAGCACCTGGTGACCAGGCGGGACCAGGACGGACCCTGGCTGGCCAGGCTGGCCGACGTGCAGAAGCCGGCGGACCTGGCACTCGCGGTCGCCGACGCGGCCGGCCTGGCCGAAGTGACCGGTGATCCGCTGCACGCGGTCACCTCGGCGCTGGCGCAACGCTGCGGGCTGCTGGTGCTGGACAACTGCGAGCACCTGGTGAACCCGGTCGCCGAGCTGTGTGCCGGGCTGTTGGAGAACTGCCAGGAGCTGCACATCCTGACCACCAGCAGGCAGCAGCTCCAGGTGGACGGCGAACATCTGCTCGCGGTACCGCCGCTGCCGGTGCGGACCGAGGCCGGGCTGGACGGTCCCGCGGTCGGCCTGCTGCTGGACCGGGTCCGCGCGGTCCGGCCCGGCTGGCATCCCACGGAGGCCGAACTCGGTGACGCGCGGCGGATCTGTGCCGCGGTGGACGGTTTGCCGCTGGCGCTGGAGCTGGCCGGCGGCCGCGCGCACGCGATGGGGCTCGGTGAGATCGCCGGCCGGCTGCACGACCGGTTCACCCTGCTGGGCCCGGTGCCGCGCGGTTCGGTGACCCCGCACGCCACGCTGACCGCCGCCATCTCGTGGAGCGTGGACCTGCTCGACGACGCCGACCGCCGCGCACTGCTGCGGCTTTGGCCGTTCGAGGGCGGGTTCGAGCTGGACGCGGCGGACGCCGTGCTGAACCACGGCCGGGCGCCCGGCGACAGGGTGTTCGCGCTCCAGGTGCTGTCCTCGCTGGTGAGCCGGTCGCTGCTGATCGCGGACACCGCGGTGACGCCGACCCGCTACCGCCTGCTGGAAACCGTGCGCGCGTACTGCAGGGCGAACGACGAGGATCCGGCGGCGTCCCGTGCGGCCGCGCTCGCCTGGGTGCACCGGCTGGTGGAGCGCTGCGCGGACGAGCTGGCCAGTGACCACGCGGGCCGGGCCGGGCGAGTGCTGCGACGGGAGCTGCCGAACCTTCGTGCCGCTTTCGCGCACGATCTGGTGCACCGCCCCGAAGCCGCGTTGCGGGGCGCAGGTCTGCTGGATTGGTTCTGGACCAGGTCCGGTCATATCGCCGAGGGACAAGACCTGCTGGAGAAGGCGCTTCAGCGCGCCCCCCACGCGCCGGGGATGGACCGCGCCCGCGCGCAGCTGGCACTGGGCTGCCTTTCCTACGCCAGCGGTTCGCTGCGCAAGGCGGCCGGCCTGCTCGACCAGGCGGCCGCGATCCTGGACAAGCCCGGCGGCCACACCCGCGCGCTGCTGTACGGCCTGCTGATGTGCTACCACGCGATTCAGGAGTCCGGCACCGGTGAAATCGACCTCGCGGTGCGGAGTGCGAGCCGTTCGCTGGCGGCCGGGCGGGAGACCGGGGTGGACTGGCTCATCGCGTGCGGGCACATGGCGCTGGGCACCGCGCTGGTGCTGCGCGGCCAGATTCCCGAAGGCGAGGAGCAGCTCCGGCTGGGCGCCGAACTCGGTGCCCGGTGCGGACATGTGGAAGCCGAAGGGCTTTCCGAGGTGATGCTCGCAGAGGTACAGCTCCACCGGGCCTTAGCTGACCAGACGGGGCAGGACCGCACCAAGCTGGCCGCCGAGGCGATCAACGGGCTGCGGCGCGCGCTGCGGCCGTTCCGCCGCGCCGAAGCGCATACCGGCGCGCTCGTCGTGCTCCAGATCGCCACCATCGCCTTCGACGCCGCCGGGCAGCCCCGCCGCGCGGCGATGCTGCGCGCGGCGGTGCGGCGGCACGCGGAACGCCTCGGCATGCACCCGGAGCGCATTTTCCGGCCGGGCAGGGCGGAACTCGACGCGCACGCCGCCGGGTCGGGCTCAGCACCGGCGGCGGCCGAGCCCGACCCGGCGGCCCGGGCCGCGGGTGAACGGCTGAGCTGGACCGAGATGGCCGACCTGCTGGCGCTACCCGACGCCGTGCCGGGCGGACCGGAGCCGGAAAGTTTTCGGTGA
- a CDS encoding albusnodin/ikarugamycin family macrolactam cyclase: MKPESWSAGLAGVFPSTAELRSWGGGHPGEIRGLRCGGARLIVLGQCLVDEWRLRADFLRALETGRLETLTEWPGSYLTLVFRDRELTAFVDLAGQFPLYYRQTAGRTAFGTQAAATAAAAGVPRRPDTRVLAANIVCPDVPALTGDRSVLDGVRRLGGGQAIRVTESGRCTVWTYQPLRPDPAASLAEAGEELRASLDDAVRARTAMGTRLTADFSGGLDSSSLAFLAAGHLAAPLPVCTYHHPGAPAADLEHAERFASLDRRLRRHLVLGTEQTLSYQDLGRVPAGDGPDPAAVAVARSRLRLDAAAGLGAGVHLGGEGADALLVAPPGYLADLPRRAELGRHCRVLAGQRHESPAAVFAKAVRLSRTSYTKALRGLAGTLAAPAERDRRWLDAIAWWPEPGVEATWLTRRTRVELAGLAESANPDLTDGLGVGDFAALGELRASATVQRHLIETARPYRVWPHAPFLDNDVVRACLRVPAHRRAEPGGYKPLLGRALAGLVPAPVLARRTKGDYAAEEYRGARRNAAGLRALITGSRLAGLGVLEPAAVLASLERGLAGGRAPFPALNRLIATELWLHTFEENDPWPVCASPPTYTSAPERTAVPCC; encoded by the coding sequence GGTGAAATCCGCGGGCTGCGCTGCGGCGGAGCGCGGCTGATCGTGCTCGGGCAGTGCCTGGTGGACGAGTGGCGGCTGCGCGCCGACTTCCTGCGGGCACTGGAAACCGGCAGGCTGGAGACGCTGACCGAATGGCCGGGCAGCTATCTCACCCTGGTGTTCCGGGACCGGGAGCTCACCGCGTTCGTCGACCTGGCCGGCCAGTTTCCGTTGTACTACCGGCAAACTGCCGGCCGCACCGCGTTCGGCACCCAGGCCGCGGCCACCGCCGCGGCGGCCGGGGTGCCGCGGCGGCCGGATACGCGGGTGCTCGCCGCCAATATCGTCTGCCCGGATGTGCCCGCCCTGACCGGCGACCGGTCGGTGCTCGACGGGGTGCGCCGGCTCGGCGGCGGCCAGGCGATCAGGGTGACCGAGTCGGGGCGCTGCACCGTGTGGACCTACCAGCCGCTCCGGCCCGACCCGGCCGCTTCTTTAGCCGAAGCAGGGGAAGAACTTCGCGCGTCGCTGGACGACGCCGTCCGGGCCAGGACCGCGATGGGCACCCGGCTGACCGCGGACTTCAGCGGTGGGCTGGATTCCAGCTCGCTGGCCTTTCTCGCGGCCGGGCACCTGGCGGCTCCGCTGCCGGTGTGCACCTACCACCATCCGGGGGCCCCGGCCGCCGACCTGGAGCACGCCGAGCGGTTCGCGTCGCTGGACCGGCGGCTGCGCCGGCATCTGGTGCTCGGCACCGAACAAACGCTGAGCTATCAGGATCTCGGCCGGGTGCCCGCCGGTGACGGGCCAGACCCGGCCGCGGTGGCGGTGGCCCGGTCGCGGCTGCGGCTGGACGCAGCGGCCGGGCTCGGCGCCGGGGTGCACCTCGGCGGTGAAGGTGCGGACGCCCTGCTCGTCGCCCCGCCCGGCTATCTCGCCGATCTGCCCCGGCGTGCCGAGTTGGGCAGGCACTGCCGGGTGCTTGCCGGGCAGCGGCACGAGTCGCCGGCCGCCGTGTTCGCCAAGGCCGTCCGGCTTTCCCGGACCTCGTACACCAAGGCATTGCGTGGGCTCGCCGGCACACTGGCCGCGCCGGCCGAACGGGATCGGCGCTGGCTGGACGCGATCGCCTGGTGGCCGGAACCCGGCGTGGAGGCGACCTGGCTGACCCGGCGGACGCGGGTCGAACTGGCCGGGCTCGCCGAGAGCGCGAACCCGGATCTCACCGACGGACTCGGCGTCGGGGATTTCGCGGCACTGGGTGAACTCCGCGCTTCGGCCACCGTGCAACGACATCTGATCGAGACCGCCAGGCCATACCGGGTCTGGCCGCACGCGCCCTTTCTGGACAACGACGTCGTGCGCGCCTGCCTGCGGGTGCCGGCGCACCGGCGCGCGGAACCCGGCGGCTACAAGCCGTTGCTCGGGAGGGCACTGGCCGGGCTGGTACCGGCGCCGGTGCTGGCCCGGCGCACCAAGGGCGACTACGCGGCCGAGGAATACCGGGGCGCGCGGCGGAACGCGGCCGGGCTGCGGGCGCTGATCACCGGTTCCCGGCTGGCCGGGCTCGGCGTGCTCGAACCGGCGGCGGTGCTCGCCTCGCTCGAACGCGGGCTGGCCGGCGGCCGGGCGCCGTTTCCCGCGCTGAACCGGCTGATCGCCACCGAACTCTGGCTGCACACCTTCGAGGAGAACGATCCATGGCCGGTCTGCGCATCCCCGCCCACGTACACGTCAGCGCCGGAGCGCACGGCGGTACCGTGCTGCTGA
- a CDS encoding helix-turn-helix transcriptional regulator produces MILNPERLGRDLPELPKGNLAPDEIGELVSASIGGSIPHDCLRLTGMNPDLGLTAFDFRHHYQADLGFAQLVGGYAGDDPCEPANLARLPTPVGITVEPAKNGRPATRAQEILSGHGLGSELRLLLRDSTGVWGMLALLREVGRAPFGRADAERAAALTKPLLGTLRSYVTAAPVRVTTPNPPPGVLMVGADHRVRALTQEARDWLERLRQPRPDQLAGTLTTQVALAARRAAAEGRSTSALVGVPTSYVGQWLAVHAQPVLGDDSGDVAVIVQAAGGELLLSMVAPWYGITAREQVVAKYVYEGLAPKQIARRLNLSVYTVNDYLKALFRKTGTHGRDEFVAVVSA; encoded by the coding sequence ATGATTCTGAATCCGGAGCGGCTTGGCCGTGATCTGCCGGAGTTGCCAAAGGGAAACCTGGCACCGGATGAGATAGGTGAACTGGTTTCGGCCAGTATCGGCGGTTCGATACCGCACGACTGCCTGCGGCTGACCGGGATGAATCCCGATTTGGGCCTGACCGCTTTCGATTTCCGCCACCACTATCAAGCCGATCTTGGTTTCGCGCAGCTGGTCGGCGGATATGCCGGCGACGACCCGTGCGAGCCGGCGAATCTCGCCCGGCTGCCGACCCCGGTCGGGATCACCGTCGAGCCGGCGAAGAACGGCCGGCCCGCCACCCGCGCGCAGGAAATACTGTCCGGGCACGGGCTCGGCAGCGAATTGCGACTGCTGCTGCGCGATTCGACCGGAGTCTGGGGAATGCTGGCCCTGCTGCGGGAGGTGGGCCGCGCGCCGTTCGGCCGGGCAGATGCCGAGCGGGCGGCCGCGCTGACGAAGCCCCTGCTGGGCACCCTGCGGTCGTACGTGACCGCGGCGCCAGTGCGGGTGACCACGCCGAACCCGCCGCCGGGGGTGCTCATGGTCGGCGCCGACCACCGGGTGCGGGCGCTCACCCAGGAGGCGCGGGACTGGCTCGAGCGGTTGCGGCAGCCTCGGCCGGACCAGCTGGCCGGCACGCTCACCACGCAGGTGGCGTTGGCGGCACGACGGGCCGCGGCCGAGGGCCGCTCCACCAGTGCGCTGGTCGGCGTGCCCACCTCGTATGTCGGGCAGTGGCTGGCCGTGCACGCCCAGCCGGTGCTCGGCGACGACAGCGGGGACGTCGCGGTGATCGTGCAGGCGGCGGGCGGGGAGCTGCTGCTGTCCATGGTCGCACCCTGGTACGGCATCACCGCCCGCGAACAGGTGGTGGCGAAGTACGTCTACGAAGGGCTGGCGCCGAAGCAGATCGCGCGCCGGCTGAACCTTTCCGTCTACACCGTCAACGACTACCTGAAGGCACTGTTCCGCAAGACGGGCACCCACGGCCGTGACGAGTTCGTCGCGGTGGTCAGCGCCTGA
- a CDS encoding glycoside hydrolase domain-containing protein has product MYWLDYSRTTLSGATIKAAGYGGVIRYIDAPNKLRHKHTTLAEYRDHKAHGLGVLLVMQNDVDDADRGWDGGVSNARRAKAGADMLGYTGPIFFTNDRTTVHNANAWKSYLDGAASVLGPGRIGAYGFGNAMDLARGHATYFWQAGRRADVRGHTHVWQDNNTQVHVGGVLCDRNLFFKPIDSSWSEQEEIMKDDERNAVISTWGAMFLGGGENPLKAGLVYEIATIKDLLSQLVARPNQAPVLEIDNEQRAKLAQEIMDALPTDLAQRIVDEQAERLKQEDKVPQ; this is encoded by the coding sequence ATGTACTGGCTCGACTACTCCAGGACCACACTGTCCGGCGCGACGATCAAGGCGGCCGGATACGGCGGGGTGATCCGCTACATCGACGCTCCCAACAAGCTCCGGCACAAGCACACCACGCTCGCGGAGTACCGCGACCACAAAGCACATGGGCTCGGCGTGCTGCTGGTCATGCAGAACGACGTGGACGACGCGGACCGGGGCTGGGACGGTGGCGTGAGCAACGCCAGGCGCGCCAAGGCCGGTGCGGACATGCTCGGCTACACCGGGCCGATCTTCTTCACCAACGACCGCACCACCGTGCACAACGCGAACGCATGGAAGTCCTATTTGGACGGTGCGGCTTCGGTGCTCGGCCCCGGCCGGATCGGCGCGTACGGGTTCGGCAACGCGATGGACCTGGCCCGCGGGCATGCGACCTACTTCTGGCAGGCGGGCCGCCGGGCCGACGTCCGTGGCCATACGCATGTCTGGCAGGACAACAACACGCAGGTGCACGTGGGCGGTGTGCTCTGCGACCGGAACTTGTTCTTCAAGCCCATCGACTCGAGTTGGTCCGAACAGGAGGAAATAATGAAGGACGACGAACGCAACGCGGTGATCAGTACCTGGGGCGCGATGTTCCTCGGCGGCGGGGAGAACCCGCTCAAGGCCGGCCTGGTGTACGAGATCGCGACCATCAAGGACCTGCTCAGCCAGCTGGTGGCCAGGCCGAACCAGGCACCCGTGCTGGAGATCGACAACGAGCAGCGGGCCAAGCTGGCCCAGGAGATCATGGACGCACTACCGACCGACCTCGCCCAGCGGATCGTGGACGAGCAGGCGGAACGCTTGAAGCAGGAGGACAAGGTTCCGCAGTAG
- a CDS encoding lasso peptide biosynthesis B2 protein, with product MAGLRIPAHVHVSAGAHGGTVLLNWRSGQWYALNATAFALWREWHRTGDFEDAVRTVSLGYRPEHAARLRADAERLLAELVARGLISEGAADVSPAIPWGVPEIPVSRDGVPSGWRLRLAACTGFLLTMVVLRLPFRRTVRFVSWLGRVRCRETATVAQLRATLAAVDAVARRYPGRAACLELSVAAVVTMALLRRRAGWAVGIADDPYRFHAWVEAGGCPVLRPGEPRAGHFRRVLVF from the coding sequence ATGGCCGGTCTGCGCATCCCCGCCCACGTACACGTCAGCGCCGGAGCGCACGGCGGTACCGTGCTGCTGAACTGGCGCTCCGGCCAGTGGTACGCGCTGAACGCCACGGCGTTCGCGCTCTGGCGGGAGTGGCATCGCACCGGCGATTTCGAGGACGCGGTGCGCACCGTGTCCCTGGGATACCGGCCGGAGCACGCCGCGCGGCTGCGGGCCGACGCCGAGCGGCTGCTGGCGGAACTGGTGGCCCGTGGCCTGATCAGCGAAGGGGCCGCCGACGTGTCCCCGGCGATCCCTTGGGGCGTACCGGAAATCCCCGTCTCACGGGACGGGGTGCCGTCCGGGTGGCGGTTGCGGCTCGCCGCGTGCACCGGGTTTCTGCTCACCATGGTGGTGCTGCGGCTGCCGTTCCGCCGGACCGTGCGGTTCGTGTCGTGGCTCGGCCGCGTGCGGTGCCGGGAGACGGCGACCGTCGCGCAACTGAGGGCCACGCTGGCCGCGGTGGACGCGGTGGCCCGGCGTTATCCCGGCCGGGCCGCCTGCCTGGAACTGTCCGTGGCCGCGGTGGTCACGATGGCGCTGCTCCGGCGGCGGGCCGGCTGGGCGGTGGGCATCGCGGACGATCCGTACCGCTTCCACGCCTGGGTCGAAGCCGGCGGCTGCCCGGTGCTGCGTCCCGGCGAGCCGCGGGCCGGACACTTCCGCCGCGTGCTGGTGTTCTGA